A single region of the Phoenix dactylifera cultivar Barhee BC4 unplaced genomic scaffold, palm_55x_up_171113_PBpolish2nd_filt_p 000214F, whole genome shotgun sequence genome encodes:
- the LOC103715361 gene encoding U2 small nuclear ribonucleoprotein A'-like — MVRLTADLIWKSQHFFNCIKERELDLRGNKIAVIENLGATEDQFDTIDLSDNEIVKLENFPYLNRLGTLLINNNRITRINPKIGEFFPKLHTLVLTNNRLLNLVEIDPLASLPKLQFLSLLDNNITKKPNYRLYVIYKLKQLRLLDFKKVKQKERLEAERLFASKEAEEEAKNIPAKTFTPGEVPDVPNASKAEEAPKVVAPTPEQITAIKAAIVNSQTLEEVARLEKALKSGQIPAEFQILNNDVAMVADHAKDDKMDMDDQNEVSDAQDQKQTEDPTPVEQD; from the exons ATGGTGAGACTGACGGCGGATTTGATATGGAAGAGCCAACACTTCTTTAATTGCATCAAGGAGCGAGAGTTGGACCTCCGAG GGAACAAGATTGCAGTCATTGAGAACTTGGGTGCCACTGAG GACCAGTTTGACACAATTGATTTGTCTGACAATGAGATTGTCAAGCTTGAGAACTTTCCTTACTTGAATCGTCTGGGTACTTTGCTAATTAATAATAACAGGATCACTCGCatcaatcctaaaattggag AATTCTTCCCGAAGTTACATACTCTAGTCCTTACAAATAACCGTCTACTAAACTTGGTGGAGATTGATCCCCTTGCATCGCTTCCGAAGCTGCAATTCCTTAGTTTATTGGACAATAATATTACAAAAAAACCAAATTATCGGTTATATGTGATCTACAAATTGAAACAACTGCGGCTGCTTGATTTCAAGAAAGTGAAACAGAAG GAGAGGCTTGAAGCAGAACGCTTGTTTGCATCAAAAGAAGCAGAAGAGGAAGCCAAAAATATACCTGCAAAGACATTTACTCCAGGTGAAGTTCCGGATGTACCCAATGCTTCAAAAGCAGAGGAGGCTCCTAAAGTTGTTGCCCCTACACCCGAGCAAATTACAGCCATCAAG GCTGCAATTGTGAACTCTCAAACACTTGAAGAAGTAGCAAGGCTTGAAAAG GCTCTGAAGTCTGGTCAAATTCCTGCAGAATTTCAGATTCTGAACAATGATGTAGCCATGGTTGCAGACCATGCGAAAGACGACAAAATGGACATGGATGATCAGAATGAAGTAAGTGATGCTCAAGATCAGAAGCAAACTGAAGATCCAACACCAGTAGAACAG GACTGA
- the LOC103715362 gene encoding beta-glucosidase 31-like, with amino-acid sequence MGAVGMQRGWWLLNLLLVLSVVATVRAISRDDFPAGFIFGAGSSAYQVEGAVAEDGRKPSIWDTFTHAGRNADKSTGDIAADQYHKYKEDVKLMHEMGLDAYRFSISWSRLIPEGRGPVNPKGLQYYNNLINELLSHGIEPHITLYHFDLPQALQDEYAGLLSPKIVEDFTAYANVCFKEFGDRVKFWSTFNEPNIETVAGYDVGLFPPARCSYPFGLNCTEGDSTTEPYIVAHNILLAHASAASLYKDKYQAEQGGRIGMTILGFWFEPFTNSAEDIAAAQRMIDFHIGWFMDPLVYGTYPAVMKKIVGSRLPSFSAEESKKLKASFDFLGFNHYTVFYLQAGPNNWDRNESDYLRDVSVKLPITTRNYWKYFSSQSMPPVTATPWALRKMLEHIKVKYGNPPIIIHENGYAEFNINHTMDVHFFNDDCRANFLHQYVESLFESIRNGSNTQGYFVWSFIDCFELAFGYTARYGLYGVDFNDKNRTRYGRASAEWYAMFLKNGLRRRISHNAYVE; translated from the exons ATGGGGGCGGTGGGGATGCAGAGGGGGTGGTGGTTGCTGAACCTTCTCCTCGTGTTGTCAGTAGTCGCTACGGTGAGAGCCATCAGCAGAGATGACTTCCCGGCTGGCTTTATTTTTGGTGCTGGTTCGTCTGCCTATCAG GTAGAAGGAGCAGTTGCGGAGGATGGAAGAAAGCCCAGTATATGGGATACTTTCACCCATGCTG GGAGAAATGCTGACAAGAGCACAGGAGACATAGCAGCAGACCAATATCACAAATACAAG GAAGATGTGAAGCTGATGCATGAGATGGGCTTGGATGCTTATAGATTTTCCATCTCATGGTCCCGGCTTATTCCTG AAGGGCGAGGACCTGTCAATCCAAAAGGCTTACAGTACTACAACAATCTAATCAATGAGCTCTTAAGCCATG GTATAGAGCCTCACATAACTCTTTACCACTTCGACCTTCCGCAAGCATTGCAAGACGAGTATGCAGGACTTCTAAGCCCAAAGATAGT AGAAGATTTCACGGCTTATGCTAATGTGTGCTTTAAAGAATTTGGTGATAGAGTGAAGTTCTGGAGTACTTTCAATGAACCTAACATAGAAACAGTTGCTGGTTATGATGTTGGGTTGTTTCCACCTGCGCGCTGCTCCTATCCATTTGGACTTAATTGCACCGAGGGGGACTCAACGACAGAACCATACATCGTTGCTCACAATATATTATTAGCCCATGCATCAGCTGCCTCCTTGTACAAGGACAAGTATCAG GCGGAGCAAGGAGGTCGTATAGGAATGACCATCCTAGGCTTTTGGTTTGAGCCTTTCACGAACTCAGCAGAGGATATTGCTGCAGCACAGAGAATGATTGATTTCCATATAGGATG GTTCATGGATCCTCTTGTGTATGGAACTTACCCTGCTGTCATGAAGAAGATTGTTGGATCTCGATTACCATCTTTTAGTGCAGAAGAATCAAAGAAGTTGAAAGCATCATTTGATTTTCTCGGCTTCAACCATTACACAGTTTTTTATTTGCAAGCAGGTCCTAACAATTGGGATCGGAATGAGAGTGACTACCTCAGAGATGTATCTGTCAAATTACCAA TTACAACCAGGAACTATTGGAAG tatttcaGTTCCCAAAGCATGCCTCCAGTAACTGCAACTCCATGGGCTCTGAGAAAAATGCTTGAGCACATTAAAGTGAAATATGGGAATCCTCCAATTATAATCCATGAAAATG GATATGCGGAGTTCAACATTAACCATACGATGGATGTACACTTTTTTAATGATGATTGTAGAGCAAACTTCTTACACCAATATGTAGAAAGCCTCTTTGAATCTATCAG GAATGGATCAAATACACAAGGATATTTTGTCTGGTCTTTCATAGACTGTTTTGAGCTTGCTTTTGGTTATACTGCTCGCTATGGTCTCTATGGAGTTGACTTCAATGACAAAAATAGAACAAGGTATGGCAGAGCTTCTGCAGAGTGGTATGCCATGTTTCTCAAGAATGGACTGAGAAGGAGAATATCTCACAATGCCTATGTTGAGTAA